One region of Solidesulfovibrio fructosivorans JJ] genomic DNA includes:
- a CDS encoding NAD(P)H-dependent glycerol-3-phosphate dehydrogenase, whose amino-acid sequence MKIAVLGGGSWGTTLADLLAKKGHDARLWVREQAVMNEIRTTRENSWYLPGRKLADNLEVSTDAAAVADGVRHFVFAVPCQFIRNAYQRYLKYLPKNAVIICASKGIELDSLMTMSQVCEDALAAIKPRFAMLSGPSFAYEVIREMPTAVTLACKDKKAAKEVQEALSTSYFRVYTSTDVRGVELGGAIKNIIAIAAGVADGLGFGGNARAALITRGLSEMSRLGKAMGGERQTFMGLSGMGDLVLTCTGDLSRNRQVGLRLAKGQKLLDILAEMKMVAEGVKTTEAVHALCGKLGIDMPLSEQVYAILYKDKDPSEAVYELMTRSLKDE is encoded by the coding sequence ATGAAGATAGCGGTGTTGGGCGGCGGCAGCTGGGGCACCACCCTGGCCGATCTGCTGGCGAAAAAGGGGCATGACGCCCGGCTTTGGGTGCGTGAGCAGGCGGTCATGAACGAGATCCGCACCACCCGTGAGAATTCCTGGTATCTCCCCGGCCGCAAGCTGGCCGACAATCTCGAGGTCAGCACCGACGCGGCGGCCGTCGCCGACGGGGTCAGGCATTTCGTCTTCGCCGTGCCCTGCCAGTTCATCCGCAACGCCTATCAGCGCTATCTCAAGTACCTGCCCAAAAACGCGGTGATCATTTGCGCGAGCAAGGGCATCGAACTCGACAGCCTCATGACCATGTCCCAGGTGTGCGAGGACGCCCTGGCGGCGATCAAGCCCCGTTTCGCCATGCTTTCGGGGCCGTCTTTCGCCTACGAGGTCATCCGCGAAATGCCGACGGCCGTGACGCTTGCCTGCAAGGACAAGAAGGCGGCCAAAGAGGTGCAGGAGGCGCTTTCCACCTCGTATTTCCGGGTCTACACCTCCACGGACGTGCGCGGGGTGGAGCTTGGCGGGGCGATCAAGAACATCATCGCCATCGCCGCCGGCGTGGCCGACGGGCTGGGATTCGGCGGCAATGCCCGGGCGGCGCTCATCACGCGGGGGCTGAGCGAAATGAGCCGGCTCGGCAAGGCCATGGGCGGCGAGCGGCAGACCTTCATGGGGCTTTCGGGCATGGGCGATCTGGTGCTCACCTGCACCGGCGACCTGTCCCGCAACCGGCAGGTCGGCCTGCGTCTGGCCAAGGGCCAAAAGCTCCTCGACATTCTGGCCGAGATGAAGATGGTGGCCGAGGGCGTCAAGACCACCGAGGCGGTCCATGCCCTGTGCGGCAAGCTCGGCATCGACATGCCACTGAGCGAGCAGGTCTATGCCATTTTGTATAAGGACAAGGACCCGTCCGAGGCCGTTTACGAGCTCATGACCCGTTCCCTCAAGGACGAATAG
- the ahbB gene encoding siroheme decarboxylase subunit beta produces the protein MTTNAAKTELTDTDREILKRVQGSLPDSATPYADIAAAAGTDEAHVIDLLSRMTASGEIRRFGATLKHQKAGFGANVMVAWYVPEEDVDRMGAVMSKRPEISHCYHRINCLDWPYNLYTMIHGRSQDDCQAVVEALCRETGLDDYAMLFSLKELKKVSMRYC, from the coding sequence ATGACCACGAATGCGGCGAAAACCGAGCTGACGGACACCGACCGGGAAATACTCAAACGGGTGCAGGGCAGCCTGCCCGACTCGGCCACGCCCTATGCCGACATCGCCGCGGCCGCGGGCACGGACGAAGCCCATGTCATCGACCTGCTCTCCCGCATGACAGCAAGCGGGGAGATCAGGCGCTTCGGGGCCACGCTCAAACACCAGAAGGCCGGATTCGGGGCCAACGTCATGGTGGCCTGGTACGTGCCCGAGGAAGACGTGGACCGCATGGGGGCCGTCATGTCCAAGCGCCCCGAGATCAGCCACTGCTACCACCGGATCAACTGCCTGGACTGGCCGTACAACCTTTACACCATGATCCACGGCCGCAGCCAGGATGATTGCCAGGCCGTGGTCGAGGCGCTTTGCCGCGAGACGGGCCTCGACGACTACGCCATGCTCTTCAGCCTCAAGGAACTCAAGAAAGTCAGCATGCGCTATTGCTAG
- a CDS encoding enoyl-CoA hydratase/isomerase family protein translates to MEVATSLVTDNEFFSSERRDNLLIVRAKPHFVTHARDLKKIDTFFDHLEIIAHTDQVSVVIFVGPYQPSGAGDTLKFFDDFLTSRREDFLIQRLFNLVNNYTVTMAGLNKVTIHANSGHVSFFHLNGALACDYRIVGEGTVFENAFAELGTVPKGGGGYFLSRLLGGGKAGDVLQWPRFSAEEALDLGIVDKIVPAARLEEEAIKVANNYREPQVSTMLAIRKLLKSNLDDLRRSLELEDLLILNRVNSLEFKKAMAERRAARQAAG, encoded by the coding sequence ATGGAAGTCGCCACCAGCCTGGTCACGGACAACGAATTTTTCTCCTCCGAACGCCGCGACAATCTGCTCATCGTGCGGGCCAAGCCCCACTTCGTCACCCACGCCCGGGACCTCAAAAAAATCGATACCTTTTTCGACCACCTGGAGATCATCGCCCATACCGACCAGGTGAGCGTCGTCATCTTCGTCGGACCCTATCAGCCGAGCGGCGCCGGCGACACCTTGAAGTTTTTCGACGACTTCCTGACCTCGCGGCGCGAGGATTTCCTCATCCAGCGCCTGTTCAACCTCGTGAACAATTATACCGTGACCATGGCCGGCCTCAACAAGGTCACCATCCATGCCAATAGCGGCCATGTCTCGTTTTTCCACTTAAACGGCGCCCTGGCCTGCGACTACCGCATCGTGGGCGAAGGCACGGTGTTCGAGAACGCCTTTGCCGAGCTCGGCACGGTCCCCAAAGGCGGCGGCGGCTATTTCCTGTCCCGCCTGCTCGGCGGCGGCAAGGCCGGGGACGTGCTCCAATGGCCGCGTTTTTCCGCCGAGGAGGCCCTCGACCTCGGCATCGTGGACAAGATCGTGCCCGCCGCCCGCCTCGAGGAAGAGGCGATCAAGGTCGCCAACAACTACCGGGAGCCCCAAGTCTCCACCATGCTGGCCATCCGCAAGCTGCTCAAAAGCAACCTGGACGACCTGCGCCGGTCGCTGGAACTCGAGGATCTGCTGATTCTCAACCGCGTGAATTCGCTGGAATTCAAAAAGGCCATGGCCGAACGACGGGCCGCCCGGCAGGCGGCCGGGTAG